From a single Micromonospora pallida genomic region:
- a CDS encoding permease prefix domain 1-containing protein, whose amino-acid sequence MNMIETYVAELDKTLRGPRATKADLLAEARDGLLDAAEAYEDAGLDRRDAERRAVAEFGPIPEIAPDYQTELGLAQGRRTALLIFFVLAAQPVLWRWTRHLAGGVGYDSPGYQLVEEMVSWMGAATVCAAILVVTAAGYGVRYFGARRRLVRATGVFAFTVCVVFSVLGVLLTALTPNALMSVAGLPSALLFLGIPLAGIGVSARNCLTAA is encoded by the coding sequence ATGAACATGATCGAGACATACGTCGCTGAGTTGGACAAGACCCTCCGTGGTCCCCGGGCGACCAAAGCCGATCTCCTCGCCGAGGCGCGGGATGGTCTCCTGGACGCGGCCGAAGCCTACGAAGACGCCGGTCTCGACCGACGGGACGCCGAGCGGCGCGCGGTCGCCGAGTTCGGGCCGATCCCGGAGATCGCCCCCGACTACCAGACCGAACTGGGGCTGGCCCAGGGGCGCCGGACCGCGCTGCTGATCTTCTTCGTGCTGGCCGCCCAGCCGGTGCTGTGGCGGTGGACGCGGCACCTGGCCGGCGGGGTGGGCTACGACAGCCCCGGCTACCAGTTGGTCGAGGAGATGGTGAGTTGGATGGGGGCGGCGACCGTGTGCGCCGCGATCCTGGTCGTCACCGCCGCCGGGTACGGGGTGCGGTACTTCGGTGCCCGTCGGCGACTCGTCCGCGCCACCGGCGTCTTCGCCTTCACCGTCTGCGTGGTCTTCTCCGTGCTCGGCGTACTGCTGACCGCGCTCACGCCGAACGCGCTGATGAGCGTCGCCGGCCTGCCGAGCGCGCTGCTGTTCCTCGGTATCCCGCTCGCCGGCATCGGTGTCTCCGCCCGGAACTGCCTGACCGCCGCCTGA
- a CDS encoding PadR family transcriptional regulator translates to MRPNALRGHLDALILSVLERESLHGYAIMEALQARSGGALDLPTGTLYPALRRLERADYVQSEWSTVSGRKRRTYQLTSSGRRALAEERSEWRDFAAVVEGVLRPGTAVGFA, encoded by the coding sequence ATGAGGCCAAACGCGTTGCGGGGGCACCTCGACGCCCTGATTCTCTCGGTGCTCGAGCGGGAATCGCTGCACGGTTACGCGATCATGGAAGCTCTTCAGGCCCGCAGCGGCGGCGCGCTCGATCTGCCGACCGGCACCCTCTACCCGGCCCTGCGCCGGCTGGAGCGGGCGGACTACGTGCAGAGCGAGTGGAGCACGGTCAGCGGCCGTAAGCGCCGGACGTACCAGCTCACCTCCTCCGGGCGGCGTGCGCTGGCGGAAGAGCGCTCCGAGTGGCGGGACTTCGCCGCGGTGGTCGAGGGCGTGTTGCGCCCCGGCACAGCGGTCGGCTTCGCCTGA
- a CDS encoding DUF6059 family protein yields MYAYRYLSRCGQLTVLVARELFAGLKTLGAALIGAPLPPEAFPPAGQPGHRATPPGGTVADDSTDRPATGGPDRSPAGSDPGAPPAGHPERLIPHVPPTSVERQLWSQLR; encoded by the coding sequence ATGTACGCGTACAGGTACCTGAGCAGGTGCGGCCAACTGACCGTCCTTGTCGCCCGGGAGCTGTTCGCCGGGCTGAAGACGCTCGGCGCGGCGCTCATCGGCGCGCCGCTGCCGCCCGAGGCGTTCCCGCCCGCCGGGCAACCGGGGCACCGGGCCACGCCGCCCGGCGGGACGGTCGCCGACGACTCCACGGACCGGCCGGCGACCGGCGGTCCGGACCGCTCCCCGGCGGGGTCGGATCCGGGTGCCCCGCCGGCCGGGCACCCGGAGCGGTTGATCCCGCACGTCCCCCCGACGTCGGTGGAACGTCAACTCTGGTCGCAACTGCGCTGA
- a CDS encoding threonine synthase, with protein sequence MPTIQNPRLAGLACIRCDRRYEVADHSTGCPACLAEGRPASLECVYTPGESTGVNQPYLRPVTLGEGRTPLLTDVSGAVPGLTVALKWEGANPTGSHKDRFSSAVVSRAVYAGYEGIAAASSGNAGVSLATYCGRAGLRCEVAVTDDTPARVVELMRDLGAEVVSFPHSGQRWEHIAAYRDSKTMLPVTNFVVPPVGSSPFGIEGYKLVAEEILDDRGGTAPEWVVVPASRGDLAWGVHLGFQELLGADAVPRICLVEPFPRVAEVLAGADPYATFPGSTRVMPSLGGNQLAIQAVEAVRRSRGHAVAVDDESVVAETRRLWRAGFPLEPSSAAGVLAVSRALAAGTMTAESDVVVLATAHGLKGM encoded by the coding sequence ATGCCCACGATTCAGAACCCGCGTCTGGCGGGGCTCGCCTGCATCCGCTGCGACCGCCGGTACGAGGTGGCCGACCACTCCACCGGCTGCCCGGCCTGTCTGGCCGAGGGCAGACCGGCCAGCCTCGAGTGCGTCTACACCCCCGGCGAGTCGACCGGGGTCAACCAGCCCTACCTGCGGCCGGTCACCCTCGGCGAGGGGCGTACCCCGCTGTTGACCGACGTCTCCGGGGCCGTGCCCGGCCTGACCGTCGCGCTCAAGTGGGAGGGCGCCAACCCGACCGGCTCGCACAAGGACCGGTTCAGCTCGGCGGTCGTCAGCCGGGCCGTCTACGCCGGCTACGAGGGCATCGCCGCCGCCTCCTCCGGCAACGCCGGGGTGTCGTTGGCGACCTACTGTGGCCGGGCCGGGCTGCGTTGCGAGGTCGCGGTCACCGACGACACCCCCGCCCGGGTGGTGGAACTGATGCGCGACCTCGGGGCGGAGGTGGTCTCCTTCCCGCACAGCGGGCAGCGCTGGGAGCACATCGCCGCCTACCGCGACTCCAAGACGATGCTGCCGGTCACCAACTTCGTCGTCCCCCCGGTGGGCAGCAGCCCGTTCGGTATCGAGGGGTACAAGCTCGTCGCCGAGGAGATCCTCGACGACCGGGGCGGGACGGCACCGGAGTGGGTGGTGGTGCCGGCCTCCCGGGGCGACCTCGCCTGGGGCGTCCACCTGGGCTTCCAGGAGCTGCTCGGCGCCGACGCGGTGCCCAGGATCTGCCTGGTGGAGCCCTTCCCCCGGGTGGCCGAGGTGCTCGCCGGCGCCGACCCGTACGCGACCTTCCCGGGCAGCACCCGGGTGATGCCGTCGCTGGGCGGCAACCAGCTCGCCATCCAGGCGGTGGAGGCGGTCCGCCGATCCCGGGGGCACGCCGTCGCGGTGGACGACGAGAGCGTCGTCGCCGAGACCCGCCGGCTCTGGCGGGCTGGCTTCCCGCTGGAGCCGAGCAGCGCGGCCGGTGTGCTCGCCGTCTCGCGGGCCCTGGCCGCCGGGACGATGACCGCCGAGTCCGACGTCGTCGTGCTGGCCACCGCGCACGGTCTCAAGGGGATGTGA
- a CDS encoding maleate cis-trans isomerase family protein, whose protein sequence is MADTSTHRDPEWTHRLGFLVPSVNTVIERDLRLSLPATVSAHVARMSITRDTPEQLAALADTVPEAARMLSHAAVDSIVFACTSGSLYHGLGYDAEITERITAASGVPASTTSSAVVAALRSLDLARVVLVTPYEPWLDELVVAFLGAHGIEVTATAGPALPDPLDTASVPPEGIAAAVTDPGAADGIFISCTAFRGLEAARILRERFGLPVVSSNEATCWEGLRLAGRAPDTFPLKGYAELAR, encoded by the coding sequence ATGGCGGATACCTCGACCCACCGCGATCCCGAGTGGACCCACCGGCTCGGTTTCCTGGTACCGAGCGTGAACACGGTCATCGAGCGTGACCTGCGGCTGAGCCTGCCCGCGACGGTCAGCGCGCACGTCGCCCGGATGTCCATCACCCGGGACACTCCGGAGCAACTCGCCGCGCTGGCCGACACGGTGCCGGAGGCGGCCCGGATGCTCTCCCACGCCGCGGTGGACTCGATCGTCTTCGCCTGCACCAGTGGCAGCCTGTACCACGGCCTCGGCTACGACGCCGAGATCACCGAGCGGATCACCGCCGCCTCCGGCGTACCCGCCTCCACCACCTCGAGCGCCGTGGTGGCCGCGCTGCGCTCGCTCGACCTGGCCCGGGTGGTGCTGGTCACGCCGTACGAGCCCTGGCTCGACGAGCTGGTGGTGGCGTTCCTCGGCGCGCACGGCATCGAGGTGACCGCCACCGCCGGTCCGGCCCTGCCGGACCCGCTGGACACCGCCTCCGTCCCGCCCGAGGGGATCGCCGCCGCGGTCACCGATCCCGGTGCCGCCGACGGCATCTTCATCAGCTGCACCGCCTTCCGTGGCCTCGAGGCCGCCCGCATCCTGCGCGAACGCTTCGGCCTGCCGGTGGTCTCCAGCAACGAGGCGACCTGCTGGGAGGGGCTGCGACTGGCCGGCCGGGCCCCGGACACCTTTCCCCTCAAGGGGTACGCGGAACTGGCCCGCTGA